The Gossypium hirsutum isolate 1008001.06 chromosome A13, Gossypium_hirsutum_v2.1, whole genome shotgun sequence nucleotide sequence CTGACGTGGATAACCAGAAGCGGGTCCCACTTAAAGAGCCAACAAACGAAcaaacctaaaataataataataataatccacCCACTCCATTTTTAACCAAAACCTCGCCGCCGTAGCCCCTCCCATCCTCTCGCTGCGCCGACATTGATCCGCCGGCGACAACCCTTTGAAAGACCAACCGGATATGGGTATTCCAAATGACGACGTCGTTTTAATCCAATTACCCAAAGACCCATCGGAACCCACCATCGTCACTGTCAATTGCCCCGATAAGCCCGGTCTTGGCTGTGATCTTTGCCGTACCCTTCTCGAATTCGGACTTTCAATCACCAGAGCAGGTACCTTTAAATCTGTTTTAATTAAATGCTGttaagttaataatattaatgcctttttttaatctaattattattgttagaTTTTTCGACGGATGGAAGATGGTGTTACATGGTATTTTGGTTGGTTCCCAGTGTTTCGAATTCATGTGAAATTGATTGGGAAAGCTTGAAGAATAGGCTTGTTTCGATGTGCCCTTCGTGTTTGGTtccatttttttcctttaattatcAGCAAGGAGATGGAAATGGAAGCACAACCCATTCTCTGATTTATTTGTTGAAACTTTGTTGCTTGGACCGCAAGGGATTACTTCATGGTTAGGGACCTAGAAACCTTTTAAATCTTTACGCTTTTTGATTGATTCGTTCACCAAGTTTTGATTAGTAGCTAAATTATGGGATTTTTCTAAATAGATGTTACAAGGATACTGTCGGAGCTCCAGTTTACAATTCAAAGAGTGAAAGTTATGACAACGCCGGATGGAAGAGTTATGTACTTGGTTTTCATCACGGATGGAATGTGAGTGTTTATATTATAAAGAAGTTTTTATTCGACTGATTTATATAGTATgcaaattttgatttcttttaacTTTGTATAGCATTTTTTCGACTCTCGTTGTCTTGGATGTATAACTAGTTTTGAGTCAGCACCCCTTGCGGTGTAGAACAAGCTCTTAACATCATTATGATGACTTATTGATATGCAATCTTTTTTACTTTAGTGTTGCTGGTTCTTGTTTGGACCTTTGTGAATGTTGATTTCTGTAATGGTGGATTTTTGTTGATTAAGATTTATAGTCTAGTAGATTTTTGGCTGAGATCAAGATGAAGATGGTGGAGCTGTAGAAATTTGTATATATGAAAGCAGCGTAATACAGTATACTTGTTCTATGGTCGAAACTTTCAAAACGTTCTCCTGAGTTAAATCTACTTTACCTAGTGGAAACTTTTATTACCCGTTGTTAATGCATAGCTGTCTAATTACAGGGAACTCTTACATACAAAAGAGAGACGAGATGACACAAGGGAGCATCTAATTTCTGTTTTGAAGAATTATTGTATCAGCTGTGAGCTTCAGTTGGCAGGGCCGGAATATGAGAACCTGAAGGCCTTGCCTTCTCTCCCTCCTGCAGTAGCAGAAGAGTTATTTACCTACGAGTTGGCTGGCAAAGAAGCTAGCTCAAAGGAACTCAAATCAGATATGATGACACTGAAGAAGGCCACTGTTACTGTAGATAATCTATTGAGCCCTGCTCATACATTGCTTCAAATACAATGTGTTGATCAGAAAGGACTCTTTTATGACATTTTGAGGACTTCAAAGGACTTTGATTTTCAGGTAATTATCATGAGATTTCTGTTATTTGAGTTCTTCTGATTATTGTTGTTATCTAGGCTTCTTTGGACTTACTTTTAATGAGGAAAAGTATCAACCCTGTTGTTGTGAGATGCTTGCTATATTATTTGGAATCAAGTTAGGGACCGTCCTTTATACCCTTATCGTGCCTTTGCTATCAAGTTAGGAtgcttttatttctaaatttactgGGTCTAGATCGCTAGAATTTCTTTTGAATATGTGGCTTTGATACACATTTTTTGTTTTATTGGCCGGCAATGCCCGCAATTTTACCGATACATGGTTGTTGTTGTTTATCATTTAGATTGCTTATGGTAGATTCTCTTCAAGTGTGAAAAGCTACCGCAGTTTGGACCTTTTTATTCGGCAAGCAAATGGAAACAAAATTGTTGATCCCAAGCATCTGAATGCTTTGTGTTCTCGTTTACAAGAGGAGATGCTTCAACCTTTTCGAGTGATTGTTGTCAATCGAGGCCCTGATACTGAACTCTTGGTTGCTAACCCTGTCGAGTCATCTGGAAAGGGAAGGCCCCGAGTTTTCTACGATGTTACATTGGCTCTTAAAATGCTAGGGATATGCATTTTCTTGGTAAGTAGTTACATTGGGATTTCTTGTCTGTGTtttagctttttcttttctttgctgaaTATATGTTAGCATGCATGACGTGATTTCTTTACTGTTTCCTTGTAGGCTGAAATTGGAAGGCATTCGACTTGTGATCGCCAGTGGGAAGTCTACAGATTTCTTTTGGATGACAGCCATGAATTCCCATTAACAAGCTGTCGAGCTCGAAATCAGCTTGTGGACAAAGTAAGAAGAACATTGATGGGCTGGTGAACTGATCGAATACATTGACAGCAGCCTGATGGTTTTGCTCTTGCTGTATGTTTCTGAAACACTCCTATCCCCATGCAGCATATCATGCAACTCCTTGTTGGAACCAACTGATCCCAACACCACTACCACATTAACATCTGGATTTGAACATGTTCGGAAGCAAAGATCAAGACACTTCTTTGAGTTGTGTAAGATTGCAATGAGAGCCATCTGCTGCAGCCTTTTCTGGCTTTTGGGGTTCTTAAAAGCGTAAATTTATCCTCTTTTAATGTATAAGTAGTGTTTGCTTTCAATTGAAAGGTTCTGAAATGTATGCTTCCAAATCCGAATTCAGGTTTATGAAAGCATAAACTTCTAGAAAATAGTACTTCTTTATTTTGTTGTTTCTGGAAACAAATATTGTATGTACAGCGATTTTGATGAAGCTGTTGTTAATTTGAGATGAAAATTGGATAGTTTATAAGAAAGGAAGTGTTTCAGTTTTTAATTATATGGTGGCACCTAGTAGCAAGCAGCTGTTACTCTTACTAATTCTAAGGCTTCATGTTATCATCTTTTGTGTGTCAACCATACAAAAAACGTATGATAACCGTGACCTTTTACAAAAAGACaaataagaattatttttaatgaaaaattcaTCAGAGTCTATAGCTCAGTGGTAGAGCATTTGACTGCAGATCAAGAGGTCACCGGTTCGAACCCGGTTGGGCCCTGCTTTTACATATTTTTGCCAAGTCCGTCC carries:
- the LOC107886199 gene encoding ACT domain-containing protein ACR9; this translates as MGIPNDDVVLIQLPKDPSEPTIVTVNCPDKPGLGCDLCRTLLEFGLSITRADFSTDGRWCYMVFWLVPSVSNSCEIDWESLKNRLVSMCPSCLVPFFSFNYQQGDGNGSTTHSLIYLLKLCCLDRKGLLHDVTRILSELQFTIQRVKVMTTPDGRVMYLVFITDGMELLHTKERRDDTREHLISVLKNYCISCELQLAGPEYENLKALPSLPPAVAEELFTYELAGKEASSKELKSDMMTLKKATVTVDNLLSPAHTLLQIQCVDQKGLFYDILRTSKDFDFQIAYGRFSSSVKSYRSLDLFIRQANGNKIVDPKHLNALCSRLQEEMLQPFRVIVVNRGPDTELLVANPVESSGKGRPRVFYDVTLALKMLGICIFLAEIGRHSTCDRQWEVYRFLLDDSHEFPLTSCRARNQLVDKVRRTLMGW